The following proteins are encoded in a genomic region of Sesamum indicum cultivar Zhongzhi No. 13 linkage group LG8, S_indicum_v1.0, whole genome shotgun sequence:
- the LOC105168216 gene encoding nucleolar GTP-binding protein 1: MVQYNFKKITVVPTGKDFIDIILSRTQRRTPTQVHKGYAISRLRQFYMRKVKFTQQNFHDKLSTIIEEFPRLDDIHPFYGDLLHVLYNKDHYKLALGQINTARNLIGKIAKDYVKLLKYGDSLYRCKSLKVAALGRMCTVIKRVSPSLAYLEQIRQHMARLPSIDPNTRTILICGYPNVGKSSFINKITRADVDVQPYAFTTKSLFVGHTDYKYLRYQVIDTPGILDRPFEDRNIIEMCSITALAHLRAAVLFFLDISGSCGYSIAQQAALFHSIKSLFMNKPLIIVCNKTDLQPLEGISEDDRKLVMEMKAEAMKTVIGQGGEPTDDNSVLLTMSTLTEEGVISVKNAACERLLDQRVELKMKSKKLNDCLNRFHVAMPKPRDQKERPPCIPQAVLEAKAKKAEETAEKEKRKLERDLENENGGAGVYSASLKKHYILADDEWKEDVMPEILDGHNVYDFIDPDILMRLEELEREESALQGLEADDDFEMDGAELTPEEKAALAEIRKKKSLLIQQHRIKKSTAESRPTVPRKFDKDKQFTAERMGRQLSSLGLDPTMAINRARSKSRGRKRERSPDRGVNDGLHSMEVDGDQQNKKLRLRSRSASRSRSKSRPPGEVVPGEGFKDTAQKKKAIKMAKGSSKKRNKDARRGEADRVIPTLKPKHLFSGKRSTGKTDRR, from the coding sequence ATGGTGCagtataatttcaagaagATTACTGTTGTGCCCACGGGGAAGGATTTTATTGACATAATTCTCTCTCGCACACAACGGCGAACACCTACCCAAGTTCACAAGGGATATGCCATTTCACGTCTTCGGCAGTTTTACATGCGCAAAGTGAAGTTTACCCAGCAGAATTTCCATGATAAGCTTTCCACCATTATCGAAGAGTTTCCCCGGCTTGATGATATCCATCCTTTCTATGGTGACCTGCTCCATGTTCTCTACAACAAAGACCATTACAAGCTTGCTTTGGGCCAAATTAACACGGCGAGGAACTTGATTGGTAAGATTGCTAAGGACTATGTCAAATTACTGAAGTATGGAGATTCTCTTTATCGATGCAAGTCACTGAAAGTCGCTGCTCTTGGGCGCATGTGTACTGTAATTAAACGAGTTAGCCCTAGTTTGGCTTATCTTGAACAGATTAGACAACACATGGCAAGATTACCTTCAATTGATCCAAATACTCGAACAATCTTGATCTGTGGGTACCCTAATGTTGGCAAGAGCTCATTCATCAACAAAATCACCAGGGCTGATGTTGACGTACAACCATATGCGTTCACCACAAAGTCATTGTTTGTTGGTCATACTGACTATAAGTATCTGAGGTATCAGGTGATTGACACGCCGGGAATTCTTGATAGGCCATTTGAGGATCGCAACATCATTGAGATGTGCAGCATTACAGCTCTTGCCCATCTCAGAGCAGCTGTGTTGTTTTTCCTCGATATCTCTGGTTCTTGTGGATATAGCATTGCACAGCAGGCAGCTCTTTTCCACAGCATCAAATCACTATTTATGAACAAACCACTAATCATAGTCTGTAATAAGACCGACTTGCAGCCACTGGAAGGGATCTCTGAAGACGATAGGAAGTTGGTCATGGAGATGAAGGCAGAAGCTATGAAAACTGTGATAGGTCAAGGCGGTGAACCAACAGATGATAATAGTGTCCTGTTGACAATGAGCACTCTAACTGAGGAGGGTGTAATTTCTGTAAAAAATGCTGCATGTGAGAGATTATTGGATCAGAGGGTGGAATTGAAAATGAAGtcaaagaaattaaatgaCTGTCTGAACCGTTTCCATGTTGCGATGCCTAAGCCGCGTGACCAGAAGGAGAGGCCACCTTGTATACCTCAGGCTGTTTTGGAAGCCAAAGCTAAGAAAGCTGAGGAAACTGCagagaaagagaagaggaaattgGAGAGAGATCTGGAAAATGAGAATGGAGGTGCAGGTGTCTACTCCGCGAGCTTGAAGAAGCACTATATTTTAGCGGACGATGAATGGAAAGAAGATGTCATGCCAGAAATTCTTGATGGACACAATGTATATGACTTCATTGACCCTGATATACTGATGAGGCTTGAGGAGTTGGAGCGAGAAGAAAGTGCTCTCCAGGGGCTGGAGGCAGATGATGATTTTGAGATGGATGGGGCTGAGCTGACGCCTGAAGAAAAAGCAGCACTTGCAGAGATCAGGAAGAAGAAAAGTTTGCTTATTCAGCAGCACAGAATTAAAAAGAGCACAGCTGAGAGCCGGCCAACTGTGCCTAGGAAATTTGATAAAGACAAACAATTTACAGCAGAAAGAATGGGGAGGCAACTATCATCTTTGGGGCTTGATCCAACCATGGCAATTAACCGTGCTCGTAGCAAGTCTAGGGGTCGTAAGAGGGAGAGATCCCCTGACAGGGGTGTCAATGATGGTCTTCATTCCATGGAAGTGGATGGTGACCAACAAAACAAGAAGCTCCGCTTGAGGTCGAGGTCTGCTTCTAGATCAAGGTCAAAATCACGGCCACCAGGTGAGGTGGTCCCAGGAGAGGGCTTCAAAGACACTGCTCAGAAGAAGAAGGCTATTAAAATGGCCAAGGGTTCTAGCAAGAAGAGGAACAAGGATGCTCGCAGAGGAGAGGCAGACAGAGTCATTCCTACTCTCAAACCAAAACACTTGTTCTCTGGCAAGCGCTCAACTGGAAAAACAGACAGACGTTAG